A genomic region of Pseudomonadota bacterium contains the following coding sequences:
- the gap gene encoding type I glyceraldehyde-3-phosphate dehydrogenase, with protein MAIKVGINGFGRIGRNIFRAIETDAAFADIEIVAINDLTDNKTSAHLLKYDSVMGVYKRAVTSDDKGIKVDDRHVEIFNHRNPADIPWGDLGVDYVLESTGLFTSDEKAQAHLEAGAKKVIISAPAKGNVKTIVMGVNEHEYDPTEHHIISNASCTTNCLAPVAKVILDRFGIKRGLMTTIHAYTNDQRILDFPHSDLRRARAAALSMIPTKTGAAAAVSLVLPELKGKFDGMAVRVPTPNVSVVDAVIEVENETTAIEVNQALKDAANRFLGYTDEPLVSIDYQGNPHSSVVDGLSTKVIGGTMVKVLSWYDNEWGYSNRMLDLVLLMEAQKPL; from the coding sequence ATGGCAATAAAAGTTGGGATTAACGGATTTGGGCGAATAGGAAGAAATATTTTCCGGGCCATTGAGACAGACGCGGCCTTTGCCGATATAGAGATCGTCGCCATCAATGATCTGACGGACAACAAGACCTCGGCCCATCTGTTGAAATACGATTCGGTAATGGGGGTTTACAAGCGAGCGGTGACTTCCGACGACAAGGGTATCAAGGTTGACGACCGCCATGTGGAAATATTCAACCACCGCAACCCCGCAGACATTCCCTGGGGAGATCTCGGGGTGGATTATGTTCTCGAGTCCACCGGGCTTTTTACCAGCGATGAAAAAGCCCAGGCCCACCTGGAGGCCGGCGCAAAAAAGGTGATTATTTCCGCTCCTGCCAAAGGCAACGTCAAAACCATCGTCATGGGGGTCAACGAGCACGAGTATGATCCCACCGAGCACCATATTATTTCCAATGCCTCCTGCACCACCAATTGCCTGGCGCCGGTTGCCAAGGTCATCCTTGACCGTTTCGGCATAAAAAGAGGCCTGATGACCACGATTCATGCCTATACCAACGACCAGCGCATCCTGGATTTTCCCCACAGCGACCTGAGAAGGGCACGCGCCGCGGCATTGTCGATGATTCCGACAAAAACCGGCGCCGCGGCCGCGGTATCCCTGGTTCTCCCGGAACTCAAGGGGAAATTCGACGGCATGGCCGTCCGGGTGCCGACCCCCAACGTCTCGGTGGTTGACGCGGTGATCGAGGTGGAAAACGAAACCACCGCCATCGAGGTGAATCAGGCGCTCAAAGATGCGGCAAACCGATTCCTCGGCTATACCGACGAACCGCTGGTCTCCATCGACTACCAGGGCAACCCGCACTCCTCGGTGGTTGACGGCCTCTCAACAAAAGTCATCGGCGGCACCATGGTGAAAGTTTTGAGCTGGTATGACAACGAATGGGGCTATTCAAACAGAATGCTTGATCTCGTCCTGCTCATGGAAGCACAGAAACCTCTGTAA
- the aroC gene encoding chorismate synthase, protein MAGNTFGKVFQITTWGESHGTAVGVTIDGCPPNIPLSENDIQQDMDRRKPGGGGPASPRKEPDRAEILSGIFEGKTTGTPISIVIFNKDAHSKSYDHLEKIFRPGHGDITYLKKYGIRDHRGGGRASARETAARVAAGAVARKLLLAQGITVTAYTIALGGVVAKKRDLDAINNNRLFCPDSAAATRMEARVDEVRKQGDSLGGIVEILVQGCPAGLGEPVFDKLDAELAGALMSIGAVKGVEIGAGFEAAGLTGSENNDPITAAGFASNRSGGILAGISNGDAIVTRVAVKPIPSISKEQDTIDLDGNPVKITIGGRHDISAIPRIIPVCEAMVCLTLVDHLLRQRTIA, encoded by the coding sequence ATGGCCGGCAATACATTTGGAAAGGTTTTTCAAATTACCACCTGGGGCGAATCACACGGCACCGCAGTTGGGGTGACCATTGACGGTTGCCCCCCGAATATTCCCCTGTCTGAAAACGATATTCAGCAGGATATGGACCGGAGAAAGCCGGGTGGCGGTGGTCCGGCAAGCCCCAGAAAAGAACCGGACCGTGCGGAGATCCTCTCCGGAATCTTTGAAGGAAAAACCACCGGCACGCCGATCAGCATAGTAATTTTCAATAAAGACGCGCACAGTAAATCCTATGACCACCTGGAAAAAATCTTCCGCCCGGGTCACGGCGATATCACCTATCTTAAAAAATACGGTATCCGGGACCACCGGGGCGGTGGCAGGGCTTCAGCCAGGGAAACCGCGGCACGGGTTGCCGCCGGCGCCGTTGCCAGAAAACTGCTTTTGGCCCAGGGCATCACGGTCACCGCTTACACTATTGCCCTTGGTGGGGTTGTCGCCAAAAAACGCGACCTTGATGCAATAAATAACAACCGACTCTTTTGTCCGGACAGTGCAGCTGCCACCCGCATGGAGGCCCGGGTTGATGAAGTCCGAAAGCAGGGGGATTCCCTGGGCGGCATTGTCGAAATTCTCGTGCAAGGCTGCCCGGCCGGCCTTGGCGAACCAGTATTTGACAAACTTGATGCCGAACTTGCCGGAGCACTCATGTCAATCGGCGCCGTCAAAGGCGTTGAAATCGGTGCAGGTTTTGAGGCGGCAGGCCTTACCGGCTCAGAAAACAACGATCCGATTACCGCTGCCGGTTTTGCTTCAAACAGGTCCGGCGGCATCCTTGCGGGAATATCAAACGGCGATGCTATCGTTACACGGGTGGCGGTCAAGCCGATCCCGTCAATTTCAAAAGAACAGGACACCATTGACCTGGACGGCAATCCCGTAAAGATTACGATCGGCGGCCGCCATGATATTTCCGCAATACCGAGAATTATCCCGGTCTGCGAAGCAATGGTCTGCCTGACGCTTGTGGATCACCTGTTACGGCAGCGGACAATCGCCTGA
- a CDS encoding XTP/dITP diphosphatase, translating to MNNIIVLATRNKGKIREFQELLKDSDIEIRSLNDFGPIPEVVEDGATFDDNAYKKALFTAKILGLPAVSDDSGLVVEALNGAPGVISARYAGEKATDQENIAKLLREMEGKTDRKAAFECVISIAVPSGPALTYEGRCEGEIATEPQGSDGFGYDPVFYCPEYGKTFAQCSAEEKNRVSHRGKALSQVAGELAMIMKWLKARTQEAKPPKPDHAQFEHNDWSEDKQV from the coding sequence ATGAATAATATCATAGTGTTGGCAACGCGCAACAAGGGAAAGATCAGGGAATTTCAAGAGTTATTAAAGGATTCTGACATTGAAATCAGAAGCCTGAATGATTTCGGGCCGATTCCGGAAGTGGTTGAAGACGGCGCGACCTTTGATGATAATGCCTACAAAAAGGCGCTCTTTACCGCGAAAATTCTCGGGCTGCCGGCAGTATCCGATGATTCAGGTCTGGTTGTCGAGGCCTTGAATGGCGCGCCTGGTGTGATATCAGCTCGATACGCCGGAGAAAAGGCAACGGATCAGGAAAATATCGCCAAGCTGTTACGGGAAATGGAAGGCAAAACCGACAGAAAAGCCGCCTTTGAATGCGTCATTTCCATTGCCGTTCCCAGTGGTCCGGCTCTGACCTATGAGGGCAGGTGTGAAGGCGAGATTGCCACCGAACCTCAGGGCAGCGACGGTTTTGGCTATGATCCGGTTTTTTATTGTCCTGAATACGGCAAAACCTTTGCCCAGTGTTCCGCAGAGGAAAAAAACCGGGTGAGTCATCGGGGGAAGGCCCTTTCCCAGGTGGCAGGAGAGCTTGCAATGATTATGAAGTGGCTCAAGGCAAGGACCCAAGAGGCCAAGCCGCCGAAACCGGATCATGCGCAGTTTGAACACAACGACTGGTCTGAAGATAAACAGGTTTGA
- a CDS encoding glycogen/starch synthase has protein sequence MITREYDGIAGAGGVKDVSMQLSEALAEAGKKVSVVMPLYGSMNPEQLGFKPLGLAFDVDMPYVGLERRERVTIWSRNGRVSIYLVDAQRYREKRSIYTYTAEEEAENLSNRQGDGHFDYFAMNVLLQKASIALMICLNEVPDIIHCQDGHTAILPAMIRETEGYRHFFRKTGFIVTIHNAGIGYHQEVGDLPFAQTICGLPTRTMINSLLHDYFDPFLAASPYSVMNTVSENYARELRETEDDVMTGWLGHELLKRGVRLVGVTNGINPEDFNPGKPKQLGIAAGFDPLSGDLAGKKKCRKELMKLINDRKLDRILQTGSIEDRPGQPLFTLVGRLTFQKGVDKLIGALDALLAMDTNFQVLLLGTGDKEIENSLIELTKKKKSSGRICVLFGYDPVLANKIYAAGDFFLIPSQYEPCGLTDYIAQLYGNIPIVHHVGGLVKVVDNETGFAYQDHNSAALMAAMQKALQIYRRSPDTIKKIQQKAVRHIHDNYTWKKVVEHYISLYQEALTLISTSEQI, from the coding sequence ATGATAACCCGTGAATACGACGGCATCGCCGGCGCCGGCGGCGTGAAAGATGTATCAATGCAGCTTTCCGAGGCACTTGCCGAAGCCGGCAAGAAAGTCAGCGTTGTCATGCCCCTGTACGGTTCCATGAACCCCGAACAGCTGGGATTCAAACCCCTTGGTCTTGCCTTTGATGTGGACATGCCCTATGTGGGGCTCGAAAGAAGGGAGCGCGTAACAATCTGGTCAAGAAACGGCCGCGTTTCCATATATCTGGTGGACGCCCAGAGGTATCGGGAAAAGCGCAGCATCTATACGTATACAGCGGAAGAAGAGGCTGAAAATCTCTCGAATCGGCAAGGCGACGGCCATTTTGATTATTTTGCAATGAATGTTCTTCTGCAAAAAGCCTCCATCGCCTTGATGATCTGCCTGAATGAGGTTCCGGACATCATCCACTGCCAGGACGGCCACACCGCTATTCTGCCCGCCATGATTCGCGAAACCGAGGGCTATCGTCACTTTTTCAGAAAAACGGGGTTCATCGTCACCATCCACAACGCCGGCATCGGCTACCATCAGGAGGTGGGCGATCTGCCATTTGCCCAGACAATCTGCGGCCTTCCCACCAGAACGATGATAAACAGCCTGCTGCATGATTATTTTGATCCTTTCCTGGCGGCCTCGCCTTATTCGGTGATGAACACGGTCAGCGAGAATTATGCCCGCGAACTCAGGGAAACTGAAGATGATGTGATGACCGGCTGGCTCGGCCATGAGCTGTTAAAGAGAGGTGTCAGGCTTGTTGGGGTGACCAACGGCATCAACCCTGAAGATTTTAATCCCGGCAAGCCAAAACAACTGGGAATTGCCGCAGGGTTCGACCCGTTATCCGGAGACCTGGCCGGCAAGAAAAAATGCCGGAAAGAACTGATGAAACTGATAAACGACCGAAAGCTCGACAGAATACTGCAAACCGGCAGCATCGAAGACCGGCCCGGCCAGCCGCTGTTTACCCTGGTGGGCAGATTGACATTCCAAAAAGGGGTGGACAAACTGATCGGCGCCCTTGATGCTCTGCTTGCCATGGATACAAATTTTCAGGTGCTGCTGCTTGGAACCGGAGACAAAGAGATTGAAAACAGCCTTATTGAGCTGACAAAAAAGAAAAAAAGCAGCGGTCGCATCTGTGTATTGTTTGGATATGATCCTGTTCTTGCAAATAAGATTTATGCCGCAGGCGACTTCTTTCTCATCCCTTCACAATACGAGCCATGCGGCTTGACTGACTATATAGCGCAGCTTTACGGGAATATTCCCATTGTTCATCATGTGGGCGGACTGGTCAAGGTCGTGGACAACGAGACGGGCTTTGCCTATCAGGACCACAACTCGGCGGCCCTGATGGCCGCCATGCAGAAAGCCCTGCAGATATATCGGCGTTCGCCCGATACTATCAAAAAAATCCAGCAGAAAGCGGTCCGGCACATTCATGACAATTACACCTGGAAAAAAGTGGTGGAACATTATATCTCGCTCTATCAGGAAGCCTTGACATTAATCAGCACCAGTGAACAAATATAA
- a CDS encoding class I SAM-dependent methyltransferase yields MKRTPEPELMNGTEQAEAYAAADFSEPHNMFVELFKEAFPGFALGTVVDLGCGPADISIRISQAFPLCTVHAVDGAPNMLVLAQKRIEELSLPERITLINGMLPEVNTPLEKYNAVISNSLLHHLHDPHVLWTCIKQYGKTGSCVFVMDLLRPESEAAAREFVEKYTGEEPPILKEDFYNSLLAAYTLEEVGGQLARAGLSNLVIEQASDRHFVVKGIIKDP; encoded by the coding sequence ATGAAAAGAACTCCTGAGCCGGAATTAATGAATGGCACAGAGCAGGCTGAGGCTTATGCAGCCGCAGATTTTTCCGAGCCGCACAATATGTTCGTTGAGTTGTTTAAAGAGGCTTTTCCTGGCTTTGCTCTGGGCACGGTTGTTGATCTTGGCTGCGGTCCTGCGGATATAAGCATCAGAATTTCTCAAGCCTTTCCGTTATGCACGGTTCATGCTGTAGACGGGGCGCCCAACATGCTTGTCCTGGCTCAGAAAAGAATAGAAGAGCTGTCCCTGCCTGAAAGAATTACCCTTATCAATGGGATGTTGCCCGAGGTAAATACCCCCCTTGAAAAATATAATGCGGTGATTTCAAACAGCCTGTTGCATCATCTCCATGATCCGCATGTTCTCTGGACCTGTATCAAGCAATACGGTAAAACCGGGAGCTGCGTTTTTGTCATGGATCTTCTGAGGCCTGAGAGTGAGGCCGCGGCCCGGGAATTTGTTGAAAAATACACAGGGGAAGAACCCCCCATTCTCAAGGAAGATTTTTATAACTCTCTGCTGGCGGCCTATACACTTGAAGAAGTCGGGGGGCAACTTGCCAGGGCAGGTCTTTCGAACCTCGTGATTGAACAGGCCAGTGACCGGCATTTTGTCGTAAAGGGAATTATAAAAGACCCCTGA
- a CDS encoding TIGR04282 family arsenosugar biosynthesis glycosyltransferase — MKEIIRQKLIIFTRYPEPGNTKTRLIPALGPDGAADFQKRMTESIFQEIKQVVVRQGVEVDVYYEGGDDNSMRQWLGPEVSYFPQRGGDIGERMNHAFHEAFDSGAEQVVIIGTDCPSLTDEIVSNAFDKLESHDLVLGPALDGGYYLIGLNRPINKLFEGISWGSGIVREQTKSIAKNLWLQVYEVDILVDIDRPEDIIYFQTS, encoded by the coding sequence ATGAAAGAAATCATTAGACAAAAACTCATTATTTTTACCCGATATCCGGAACCGGGAAACACCAAGACCAGGCTGATTCCTGCTCTTGGTCCGGATGGCGCTGCAGATTTTCAAAAACGAATGACTGAATCAATATTCCAGGAAATCAAGCAGGTTGTTGTCAGGCAAGGTGTTGAGGTAGATGTTTATTATGAAGGCGGCGATGATAATTCAATGCGGCAATGGCTTGGGCCGGAAGTATCGTATTTCCCTCAACGAGGAGGAGACATTGGAGAGCGGATGAACCATGCGTTTCACGAAGCATTTGATTCCGGCGCCGAGCAGGTGGTGATTATAGGAACTGACTGCCCGTCTTTAACTGATGAAATCGTTTCTAATGCCTTTGATAAGCTTGAGAGCCACGATCTTGTTTTAGGACCGGCACTTGATGGCGGATATTATCTCATTGGTCTGAACCGCCCGATAAATAAATTGTTTGAAGGTATATCCTGGGGATCGGGGATAGTGCGTGAACAGACAAAATCCATCGCTAAAAACCTATGGTTACAGGTATATGAAGTAGATATCCTTGTGGATATTGATAGACCGGAGGATATTATTTATTTTCAAACGAGTTAG
- a CDS encoding UPF0280 family protein translates to MTGKPKKKKSAPDSFKDRAYRKIIAADNLVATEIKVRETDLHILAARDLTREATHLVVQYRNQLEQYIATHAKFLTSLLPVPFDNLAPPIAKDMMRAGAAAQVGPMAAVAGAIAEFVGKGLLTHEINEIMVENGGDIFLQKKNNCTVSIFAGDSPLSYKVGLAIPSRQMPLGICTSSGTVGHSLSLGSADSVTVLAPSTSLADAVATRLGNEIIKADDINRALGVAKSITGIIGAVIIRGDQLGAWGDIELVGLDD, encoded by the coding sequence TTGACCGGTAAACCAAAAAAGAAAAAAAGCGCTCCGGATTCTTTTAAAGACCGAGCCTATCGAAAAATAATTGCTGCGGACAACCTTGTTGCTACCGAAATCAAGGTCCGAGAAACGGATCTCCACATCCTCGCGGCCAGGGATCTCACCCGGGAAGCGACTCATCTCGTTGTGCAGTACCGAAACCAGTTGGAGCAGTATATTGCAACCCATGCGAAATTCCTCACCTCCCTGCTGCCGGTCCCCTTTGACAACCTGGCCCCACCCATAGCCAAAGATATGATGCGGGCCGGCGCGGCAGCGCAGGTCGGACCAATGGCTGCAGTTGCCGGAGCCATCGCCGAATTTGTCGGCAAGGGCCTGTTAACCCATGAGATTAATGAGATTATGGTTGAAAACGGCGGGGATATCTTTCTTCAGAAAAAAAACAACTGCACCGTGAGCATATTTGCCGGCGATTCGCCCTTATCATACAAGGTGGGGCTTGCTATCCCGAGCCGACAAATGCCACTGGGCATCTGTACATCCTCCGGGACGGTGGGCCATTCCTTGAGTCTGGGATCAGCGGATTCGGTTACGGTTCTCGCCCCATCCACTTCTCTTGCCGATGCCGTGGCAACAAGGCTTGGCAATGAAATTATCAAAGCGGATGATATTAACCGGGCACTTGGGGTGGCGAAGTCAATTACCGGAATTATCGGCGCGGTGATCATACGAGGCGATCAGCTCGGCGCCTGGGGTGATATTGAACTTGTAGGCCTTGACGATTAG
- a CDS encoding CvpA family protein produces MNTFDLIVFSIFILFIAWGAWKGFISQTASILALVLGYAAVGYFYGSSTHIEIPFLKPQIGFIVSYCLIFLVVYFAVIFLGKLLKKVVSFALLGWADRGLGSLFGFIKAFIVVNLLFMLLVGTLTKSSPFLKNSFSFPYLSQSTKIFLSLIKDKDIRSRLKP; encoded by the coding sequence CTTATAGTCTTTTCAATATTTATTCTATTTATCGCCTGGGGGGCCTGGAAAGGATTCATCAGCCAGACCGCGTCCATTCTTGCCCTTGTTCTGGGCTATGCCGCCGTTGGCTATTTTTATGGATCCTCAACGCATATTGAAATCCCTTTTCTCAAACCACAAATCGGTTTTATTGTAAGTTACTGTCTGATTTTTCTGGTGGTCTATTTTGCCGTCATTTTTCTTGGAAAACTATTAAAAAAGGTTGTTTCCTTTGCCTTGCTCGGCTGGGCCGACAGGGGCCTGGGAAGTTTATTCGGTTTTATTAAAGCATTTATTGTTGTGAACCTTCTTTTTATGCTCCTGGTGGGAACCCTTACAAAATCCTCGCCCTTTCTGAAAAACTCCTTTTCCTTTCCTTATCTCTCACAATCAACAAAAATTTTCCTCTCCCTGATAAAAGACAAGGATATCCGCAGCCGGCTCAAGCCCTGA